A window of the Bdellovibrio sp. ZAP7 genome harbors these coding sequences:
- the fliF gene encoding flagellar basal-body MS-ring/collar protein FliF: protein MNKIFGGLVVQFREFFKNLGPTKRLSVVAVTLIAVVALLTMMFMASGKDYVPLFTNIPTEQVSSIVAKLNEKNIPFQLRDGGKTVAIPKELLHSTQMTLMAEIGSPKMGNIGLELFDKQDFGVNSYAQKINYQRALQGELMRAINTLTAVKQSKVILALPNKKTFLEEGGSPSASVVVELHSGKELTPDQVRGIRYLVANAVEGMDADKVAVLDERGKVLTRTSDGSTGGSNELLDLKAKVERDFEDRIEDILSKVVGHAKVVAKVDATLNHRVISSVEELVDPDKTAIRSQQSEEESLDGARTNPSGVPGSRSNIPGAEDNNGQVGFKQDVKKELKTINYEVPKTVRNIRETAGNLERLSIAVVVDGVAVTTKNPDGTSETKWQPRSVEEVKKYEDLIKGAVGFNAARGDSVKVETIQFQPEDFSEAEKILTTLERKKLIHALFKWALLGFSLALFFFIVVRPFMQWITDSFQDSVEEMLPRTIEELEELQSVDNTLPGMSTALPVLQESIDPEKAESELLKDRIMATMGRDEEKAANAFGMWLVRKDS, encoded by the coding sequence TTGAACAAAATTTTTGGTGGATTGGTTGTCCAGTTTCGCGAGTTCTTTAAAAATCTGGGTCCAACCAAAAGACTTTCAGTTGTTGCCGTAACTCTTATTGCGGTGGTGGCTTTATTGACGATGATGTTCATGGCGTCTGGTAAAGACTATGTTCCTCTATTCACGAACATTCCCACTGAACAAGTTTCGTCGATCGTAGCTAAACTGAACGAAAAAAATATCCCATTCCAATTGCGTGACGGTGGTAAAACTGTTGCGATCCCTAAAGAGCTTTTGCACTCAACGCAAATGACGTTGATGGCGGAAATCGGTTCTCCGAAAATGGGGAATATCGGGCTTGAACTTTTCGATAAGCAAGATTTCGGTGTGAACTCTTACGCTCAGAAAATTAACTATCAGCGTGCCCTTCAGGGTGAGTTGATGAGAGCTATCAACACTTTGACAGCGGTTAAGCAGTCTAAAGTGATCCTGGCTCTGCCAAATAAGAAAACTTTCCTGGAAGAAGGTGGCTCGCCATCGGCTTCCGTTGTCGTTGAACTTCACTCAGGCAAAGAACTTACGCCTGATCAAGTTCGAGGTATCCGTTATCTGGTTGCGAACGCAGTTGAAGGTATGGACGCAGATAAAGTCGCGGTTCTGGATGAGCGCGGTAAAGTTTTGACTCGTACTTCAGACGGTTCCACAGGTGGTTCCAATGAACTCTTGGACCTGAAAGCGAAAGTTGAAAGAGATTTCGAAGATCGCATTGAAGACATTCTTTCTAAAGTTGTGGGTCACGCCAAAGTCGTGGCTAAAGTTGATGCCACTTTGAATCACCGTGTGATTTCTTCTGTGGAAGAACTTGTTGATCCGGATAAAACAGCGATTCGTTCCCAACAATCTGAAGAGGAATCTTTAGATGGGGCGCGTACGAATCCTTCTGGTGTTCCAGGTTCCCGTTCCAATATCCCAGGTGCCGAAGACAACAACGGCCAGGTGGGTTTCAAACAAGACGTTAAAAAAGAACTTAAAACGATTAACTACGAAGTTCCAAAAACAGTGCGCAATATCCGTGAAACAGCGGGTAACCTTGAGCGCCTGAGCATTGCGGTTGTGGTTGACGGTGTCGCCGTTACGACAAAGAACCCTGACGGGACATCTGAAACTAAATGGCAGCCCCGTTCTGTTGAAGAAGTGAAAAAGTACGAAGACCTGATCAAGGGTGCAGTTGGTTTCAATGCGGCTCGTGGGGACTCGGTTAAAGTTGAAACGATCCAGTTCCAACCAGAAGACTTCTCTGAGGCGGAAAAAATCCTGACGACGCTTGAGCGTAAGAAGTTGATCCACGCATTGTTCAAATGGGCTCTTCTTGGTTTCTCTTTGGCTCTGTTCTTCTTCATCGTGGTTCGTCCATTCATGCAATGGATCACAGACAGCTTCCAAGACTCTGTTGAGGAAATGCTGCCACGTACGATCGAGGAACTCGAAGAATTGCAATCCGTGGATAACACGCTTCCAGGTATGTCGACCGCTCTTCCTGTTTTGCAGGAATCTATTGACCCTGAGAAAGCTGAATCTGAATTGTTGAAAGACCGTATTATGGCGACCATGGGTCGTGATGAAGAAAAAGCCGCTAATGCCTTTGGTATGTGGCTGGTAAGGAAGGATTCTTAA
- the fliE gene encoding flagellar hook-basal body complex protein FliE has protein sequence MEGFTVSNANRFLESGNLRDSKSLSISGETTPLSNTSESGKSFADTLKEAVSSVNELQKSSDKFAQNVATGKTDDVAGAMIAAEKADIALRVMVQVRNKIIDAYQEVMKMQV, from the coding sequence ATGGAGGGTTTTACAGTATCAAATGCAAACAGATTTCTGGAATCTGGAAATCTGCGTGACTCAAAGTCACTGTCTATCTCGGGCGAGACGACACCACTTAGTAATACATCAGAATCCGGTAAGAGCTTTGCTGACACTCTGAAAGAAGCCGTTTCTTCTGTGAACGAGTTGCAAAAGTCTTCGGATAAATTTGCACAAAACGTTGCAACAGGAAAAACGGACGACGTCGCTGGTGCCATGATTGCTGCAGAAAAAGCTGACATCGCATTGCGTGTGATGGTTCAGGTGCGCAACAAGATCATCGATGCGTATCAAGAAGTCATGAAGATGCAGGTTTAG
- the flgC gene encoding flagellar basal body rod protein FlgC produces MADFLTGMRISSSGMAAQRMRMNTIASNIANINTTQTPEGGPYRRKDVVFESMPDAKNFGEIVTGTDPMGNMQRVQVTDVVSDRKAPLMKYEPDHPDANPEGYVAYPNINLMEEMTNMIQSSRSYEANVSAMQASKDMAMSALEIGR; encoded by the coding sequence ATGGCTGATTTTTTAACGGGTATGAGAATTAGTAGCAGTGGTATGGCGGCGCAAAGAATGCGCATGAATACTATTGCCAGCAACATCGCTAACATCAATACAACCCAGACCCCCGAGGGTGGTCCGTATCGCCGTAAGGACGTGGTTTTCGAGTCGATGCCCGATGCTAAGAACTTCGGCGAAATCGTGACAGGCACAGACCCTATGGGGAATATGCAACGGGTCCAGGTGACTGACGTTGTCTCGGATCGAAAAGCTCCTTTGATGAAATATGAGCCGGATCATCCTGATGCAAATCCAGAGGGTTACGTCGCTTATCCGAATATCAATCTCATGGAAGAAATGACCAATATGATACAATCGTCGCGTTCCTACGAGGCCAACGTATCGGCGATGCAGGCGTCAAAAGATATGGCCATGAGTGCTCTCGAGATAGGAAGATAG
- the flgB gene encoding flagellar basal body rod protein FlgB, protein MSDIFDKTTNALATSMRMRQLRNNVTSSNIANAETPGYHAKKMDFEEALSRSLNMDGMNALSTSSGEHFAIGGVSVAKTRPDIYENPEGAVNNDGNTVDLEKEMSALSENAIMYKTALQLINKKMAALKYAASEGR, encoded by the coding sequence ATGAGTGATATTTTCGATAAAACAACCAACGCGCTGGCGACGTCGATGCGTATGCGCCAGCTCCGTAATAATGTTACCTCCTCCAACATCGCCAATGCGGAGACCCCAGGGTATCACGCAAAAAAGATGGACTTCGAAGAGGCATTGTCTCGTTCCTTGAACATGGATGGCATGAATGCCCTTAGCACCAGCAGTGGCGAGCATTTCGCGATCGGTGGTGTTTCTGTGGCGAAAACTCGACCAGACATTTATGAAAATCCAGAGGGTGCTGTGAACAATGACGGCAACACTGTGGATCTGGAAAAAGAAATGTCGGCGTTGTCAGAGAATGCCATCATGTACAAAACCGCTCTTCAGCTGATCAATAAAAAAATGGCGGCTCTGAAGTACGCGGCTTCCGAAGGCAGGTAG
- a CDS encoding sigma 54-interacting transcriptional regulator, whose amino-acid sequence MSYFDFDALNIEDRKMNEAKQLGLQLAATQASLLVLGEAGVGKTSLARYIYSKSRSGKLQVLECKNAGGFNFDKVDGGTLLIEDLDCASSHVQAELMKLAERTDGTKPRFISTSRRDLRAMVKQEQFRQDLFYKIAVIHLEVPRLEDRTNDFNTIASFILEVTQIMHGRSGMHFSTDAYARLTSWNWPGNIRELENVIERAVVLAKTQTIEVGSIQFESVQDDTAADFAPGMSLSAVEKRLILQTLELTAQNRTRAAQMLGISIRTLRNKLNEYREEGVA is encoded by the coding sequence ATGTCGTATTTTGATTTTGATGCTTTGAACATCGAAGACAGAAAAATGAACGAAGCAAAGCAGTTGGGATTGCAGTTGGCGGCAACACAAGCAAGTCTTTTAGTGCTTGGTGAAGCCGGTGTAGGTAAAACCAGTCTGGCTCGTTACATATACTCTAAAAGCCGTTCAGGGAAACTTCAGGTTTTGGAATGCAAAAATGCCGGTGGCTTTAACTTTGATAAAGTTGATGGTGGCACTTTGCTTATTGAAGATCTGGATTGTGCGTCATCTCACGTTCAAGCGGAATTGATGAAACTTGCAGAAAGAACGGATGGCACAAAGCCACGTTTTATTTCCACATCTCGTCGTGATTTGCGTGCGATGGTGAAGCAAGAACAATTCAGACAGGATTTGTTCTATAAAATTGCTGTGATTCATTTGGAAGTTCCACGTCTTGAAGATCGCACCAACGATTTCAATACGATTGCGAGTTTTATCCTGGAAGTTACCCAGATTATGCATGGCCGTTCAGGCATGCATTTTTCAACTGATGCCTATGCCCGTCTGACCAGCTGGAATTGGCCAGGAAATATCCGCGAACTTGAAAATGTTATAGAACGCGCTGTGGTCCTGGCTAAGACCCAAACCATCGAAGTCGGTTCTATTCAATTTGAGTCCGTCCAGGATGACACGGCAGCAGATTTTGCTCCGGGAATGTCCCTTTCTGCGGTTGAAAAGCGTCTGATTCTTCAGACCCTGGAACTGACGGCCCAGAACCGCACACGTGCGGCGCAAATGCTTGGAATCAGTATCAGAACATTAAGAAACAAACTTAACGAGTACAGGGAAGAAGGTGTCGCATGA
- a CDS encoding tetratricopeptide repeat protein — MNTLRNVILAGCLCFGLVANSANNKVNGFINFQGDTVHLELLGQQNWDYDVKRLDEKGQTIVRMTVPALDESTIKSLNTFKSDMVTKVTVDAQGTDGKSVISFTLAGESIDTFDYLTDQPSRLIMDFYLNPNMVKAAKKLPAKKDETVTTEAAAKPSKTVVKVKTTNRKPATSDALAIKDAGTVVAQADQVQSGIFDGGDPNYERFSIKPYDIKEDSIIRAKDNYYISFPMLETPVAQWEKLKITPTIYEITPKGTEENKQARLLLTLFEKERYAVYLKTREWFREKYPKSEYNEIIDFMTGDVNLALYKQSGKMEYFDEAVQKYKEAIEKYPTSPLAERTSLKVGYLTLDRGDNLAALRLFKEHIENKNFGGKESLSKDLARMGMGLAFMRLNKWDDAVAQFNEIEKNSTNRDLKVEAAYRRGDVWVRAKNYAKAVDEYKNSLKKYPEGQNIYPNAFYNQAESMFGLKMYPQSLDMYREFVKKFPSSDHAPYAMTRLGELLDILGADKSRVMGAYLETYFRYGETPSAVIARLRLLSARMKGMKPKETANAVKEIMELAKKVDLPNMEQFATVMVADGYSQRGEFDKSVNLLSKYYKEHPGSVDAPLLTGRIIGNINSKLDDQVEKGDFIGALKTHSQYADNWLKNSNRLDTKFNVGRAFEMAGTPAESERYYKEVLNRVYALQGTPEAKEISVKEEVPSIEELNLRLAAVSSNEQKYNQAYEYLKNIKNPEKLSEDDQIERVGVAVRLLERRGDTDSAVRYLGELLRTWKGQPELVAEPYLKLAELQLKQGKKDEALQALGMIDKLKTDSQKVPAVVHAKALEMMGNVYMDAGQKDKAIGAYKNLLEQYEDTRPLSSIRYKLGQIYFNRGEVQKAAEVWNEFKGQKSGFWKNLAQEQLKNSEWRDGYKKYIQRIPAMAADKQESK, encoded by the coding sequence GTGAACACTTTGCGCAACGTAATTTTGGCAGGATGCCTTTGCTTTGGTCTAGTGGCCAATTCAGCAAATAACAAAGTAAATGGCTTCATTAACTTCCAGGGCGATACCGTGCATTTGGAGTTATTGGGCCAACAAAATTGGGACTACGATGTGAAGCGTTTGGATGAAAAAGGCCAGACCATCGTCCGTATGACTGTTCCAGCTCTTGATGAATCAACGATCAAGTCACTCAACACATTTAAAAGTGACATGGTTACTAAAGTAACTGTGGATGCTCAGGGCACTGATGGCAAATCTGTGATCTCTTTCACGCTGGCTGGTGAAAGTATTGACACTTTTGATTATCTGACAGACCAACCTTCTCGCTTGATTATGGATTTCTATTTGAATCCTAATATGGTTAAAGCAGCCAAAAAACTTCCAGCTAAAAAAGATGAAACAGTAACGACCGAAGCAGCAGCTAAGCCTTCAAAAACAGTTGTGAAAGTTAAAACTACAAACCGCAAGCCAGCAACTTCAGATGCTTTGGCAATCAAGGATGCGGGAACTGTGGTGGCGCAAGCGGATCAGGTTCAATCCGGTATCTTCGATGGTGGCGATCCCAACTATGAACGTTTTTCGATCAAACCTTATGATATTAAGGAAGATTCGATCATTCGTGCCAAAGATAACTATTATATCTCTTTTCCTATGTTGGAAACTCCCGTTGCCCAATGGGAAAAATTGAAAATAACTCCAACTATTTACGAGATTACTCCCAAAGGAACTGAAGAAAACAAACAGGCGCGTCTGCTTTTGACTCTGTTTGAAAAAGAACGTTACGCCGTCTATTTGAAAACTCGTGAGTGGTTCCGCGAAAAATATCCAAAGTCTGAATACAATGAAATCATCGATTTCATGACGGGCGACGTGAATCTTGCTTTGTACAAACAAAGCGGAAAAATGGAGTACTTTGACGAAGCCGTTCAGAAATATAAAGAAGCGATTGAAAAATACCCAACATCTCCTTTGGCGGAAAGAACGTCATTGAAGGTTGGCTATTTGACTTTGGATCGTGGCGATAACTTGGCGGCACTTCGTCTGTTCAAAGAACACATCGAAAATAAAAACTTCGGTGGAAAAGAATCATTGTCCAAAGACCTGGCCCGCATGGGTATGGGCTTGGCTTTCATGCGTTTGAATAAATGGGATGATGCAGTTGCACAGTTTAATGAGATTGAAAAGAATTCCACAAACCGCGACTTGAAAGTGGAAGCTGCTTACCGCCGTGGTGACGTTTGGGTTCGTGCTAAAAATTATGCGAAAGCTGTCGACGAATACAAAAACTCCCTGAAGAAATATCCAGAGGGTCAGAATATTTATCCAAATGCTTTTTATAACCAAGCGGAATCCATGTTTGGTTTGAAAATGTATCCACAAAGTTTGGATATGTATCGTGAGTTCGTTAAAAAATTTCCGTCCAGTGATCATGCTCCGTATGCGATGACTCGCTTGGGTGAGTTGTTGGATATTTTGGGGGCTGATAAATCCCGAGTGATGGGTGCTTATCTTGAAACCTATTTCCGTTACGGCGAAACACCAAGTGCGGTGATTGCGCGTCTGCGTCTTTTAAGTGCTCGTATGAAGGGCATGAAACCTAAAGAAACAGCGAATGCAGTTAAAGAGATCATGGAACTCGCGAAAAAAGTGGACCTGCCAAACATGGAGCAATTTGCGACCGTGATGGTGGCGGATGGTTACTCTCAACGGGGAGAGTTTGATAAGTCCGTAAATCTTTTGTCGAAGTACTATAAAGAGCATCCAGGTTCGGTCGATGCGCCTTTGTTGACGGGTCGAATTATCGGCAACATCAACAGCAAATTGGACGATCAGGTAGAAAAAGGCGACTTTATTGGGGCCCTGAAAACTCACAGTCAATACGCTGACAACTGGTTGAAAAACTCGAACCGTCTGGATACGAAATTTAATGTGGGCCGTGCTTTTGAAATGGCGGGAACTCCGGCGGAGTCTGAACGCTATTACAAAGAAGTCTTGAATCGCGTGTACGCTTTGCAGGGAACTCCGGAAGCCAAAGAGATCAGCGTCAAAGAAGAAGTTCCTTCTATCGAGGAATTGAATTTGCGTCTGGCAGCGGTTTCTTCGAACGAACAAAAATACAACCAAGCGTACGAATATCTTAAGAATATCAAAAATCCAGAGAAGCTTTCTGAAGATGATCAGATCGAGCGAGTGGGAGTTGCCGTCCGTTTGCTTGAACGTCGTGGTGACACGGACTCTGCCGTTCGTTATTTGGGAGAATTGCTAAGAACCTGGAAAGGTCAGCCGGAATTGGTGGCGGAACCCTACTTGAAACTCGCTGAGTTGCAATTGAAACAAGGGAAAAAAGACGAAGCACTTCAGGCCTTGGGTATGATCGATAAATTGAAAACAGATTCTCAAAAAGTTCCAGCCGTGGTTCATGCCAAGGCTTTGGAAATGATGGGCAATGTTTATATGGATGCCGGTCAAAAAGACAAAGCGATTGGTGCATATAAAAATCTTTTGGAACAGTACGAGGATACCAGACCTCTTTCTTCCATCAGATACAAATTAGGACAGATTTATTTTAATCGCGGCGAAGTTCAAAAAGCTGCAGAGGTCTGGAACGAATTCAAGGGTCAAAAAAGTGGATTCTGGAAAAATCTCGCACAAGAGCAATTGAAGAACTCCGAATGGCGAGACGGTTATAAAAAGTATATTCAAAGAATTCCCGCAATGGCAGCGGATAAGCAGGAAAGCAAGTAG
- a CDS encoding ABC transporter permease, with protein sequence MLQTLLPLTNFTIEIFHFLGGIGLLTRDIFRELTSSKLYWRLLGEQIYQVGIRSAPLIVVTAVTIGAVMSLQFGLGLEKFGGKMYVPKLLAVTILREMGPMFTSLMLAARVGAGIASEIGSMVVTQQVDAIRALGTSPIRKIVIPRVLACLITLPILCAVTNVVANAGGLFIGAVELNLDPSFYLLKVLSTSSVGDYVSGFGKTFFFSLFISIPACYFGLNVKNGTKEVGIATTKAVVVSSILILIGDFFLSKLFWIVEKIL encoded by the coding sequence ATGTTGCAAACCCTTTTACCTCTTACCAACTTCACGATCGAGATTTTCCACTTTCTGGGTGGTATCGGTCTTTTGACTCGTGATATTTTTCGCGAGCTGACGTCCAGCAAGCTTTACTGGCGTCTGCTCGGCGAGCAAATTTATCAAGTCGGTATTCGCTCGGCCCCCCTGATCGTGGTGACGGCGGTGACGATTGGTGCGGTAATGTCTTTGCAATTTGGTCTGGGTTTGGAAAAGTTCGGTGGTAAGATGTACGTCCCAAAACTTTTGGCCGTCACTATCTTACGCGAAATGGGACCAATGTTCACAAGCTTGATGCTCGCAGCCCGCGTGGGCGCAGGTATTGCCAGCGAAATCGGTTCCATGGTGGTCACCCAACAAGTGGACGCTATCCGCGCCCTGGGCACCTCCCCGATTCGTAAAATTGTTATTCCTCGCGTGTTAGCCTGCTTAATTACTTTACCCATTCTTTGCGCAGTCACCAACGTTGTGGCGAATGCAGGGGGCTTGTTCATCGGTGCTGTGGAATTGAATTTAGATCCAAGCTTTTATCTTTTGAAAGTTCTTTCCACTTCCTCTGTCGGCGACTATGTTTCTGGCTTCGGAAAAACGTTCTTCTTTTCCTTATTCATTTCGATCCCGGCTTGTTACTTTGGATTAAACGTTAAAAACGGCACGAAAGAAGTTGGTATCGCGACGACGAAAGCGGTCGTGGTTTCTTCAATTTTGATTCTGATTGGGGATTTCTTTCTTTCGAAACTATTCTGGATTGTGGAGAAAATCTTATGA
- a CDS encoding ABC transporter ATP-binding protein: MNEKPQAFIEVIDFHKSFEDKKVHQGVSFYVRKGECLGLIGGSGTGKSVLLRTLVGLEKPDKGQVIVDGTPIHGMNEAQLVDIRKKVAYAFQGGALFDSMTVYENLAYPLREHFNFSEKEVEAQIKAQLEEFGLAPGTEKLYPGSLSGGMQKRVGLARAMMIHPQVVLYDEPTAGLDPYNTKKIQESILKLKSKGMTSILVTHDMPTVYAVCDKVALLQNGRISEQYTIDTLKKEPSGAMTEFINGESA, from the coding sequence ATGAACGAAAAACCACAAGCCTTTATTGAAGTAATTGATTTCCATAAATCCTTTGAAGATAAGAAAGTCCACCAAGGTGTCAGCTTTTACGTTCGCAAAGGCGAATGCCTGGGCCTGATCGGTGGGTCTGGCACCGGCAAATCCGTCTTGCTACGCACATTGGTAGGGTTAGAAAAACCTGACAAGGGTCAAGTCATCGTGGATGGCACTCCTATTCACGGTATGAACGAAGCTCAACTGGTCGATATTCGTAAAAAAGTGGCTTACGCATTTCAGGGTGGCGCCCTTTTTGACTCGATGACGGTATATGAAAACCTGGCATATCCTCTTCGCGAGCATTTCAATTTCTCGGAAAAAGAGGTTGAAGCACAAATCAAAGCTCAATTGGAAGAGTTTGGTCTGGCTCCGGGAACTGAGAAGCTTTACCCAGGAAGTCTTTCCGGGGGTATGCAAAAACGCGTGGGCCTAGCCCGTGCGATGATGATTCATCCTCAAGTGGTTTTGTACGATGAACCAACGGCAGGCCTGGATCCTTATAACACCAAGAAAATTCAGGAATCTATTTTGAAACTGAAATCCAAAGGGATGACTTCAATATTGGTCACCCATGATATGCCGACCGTGTATGCTGTTTGCGACAAAGTAGCTTTGCTGCAAAATGGTCGTATCAGCGAACAGTACACGATTGATACTTTGAAAAAAGAGCCGAGCGGCGCGATGACAGAATTTATCAACGGAGAAAGCGCGTAA
- a CDS encoding MlaD family protein, with the protein MESSNSTQVKVGIFLAIGIVIILGSIFFIGGEKSIFKSYINLHAHFEQVQGLAEGSVVSLSGITIGNVQKINFLSDKNSLDVVMRVDKEFLPRIREGSQVEIRTQGALGDKFVFIIPADPRNPEVKDGTILEVAKATDLIGVISERGNEAGKLFDIIDEMHKIAKSMNDGNRLGKIMANFESTSANLSRVSGDASKMMSHLSDGNSGEKLKNTINRLDAIVAKVDRGEGTLGALINDPSIHNQLKALLGGTQRKNNVKNLLRTSIEKED; encoded by the coding sequence ATGGAATCATCAAACAGTACCCAAGTTAAAGTCGGAATCTTCCTGGCGATCGGGATTGTGATCATCTTAGGATCGATCTTTTTCATCGGCGGTGAAAAATCCATCTTTAAATCCTATATCAACCTGCATGCGCACTTTGAACAAGTTCAGGGTCTGGCAGAAGGCAGCGTGGTCTCCCTTTCCGGTATCACCATCGGGAACGTACAAAAGATCAATTTCCTTTCAGACAAAAATTCTTTGGATGTGGTGATGAGGGTCGATAAAGAGTTCCTGCCGCGCATTCGCGAAGGCTCTCAGGTCGAGATTCGCACTCAGGGTGCCCTGGGTGACAAGTTTGTCTTTATCATTCCTGCAGATCCCCGCAATCCTGAAGTCAAAGACGGCACGATCCTGGAAGTGGCGAAAGCGACTGATTTGATCGGTGTGATTTCTGAACGTGGCAACGAGGCTGGTAAGTTATTTGATATCATCGATGAAATGCACAAGATCGCGAAATCCATGAACGATGGCAACCGCCTGGGAAAAATCATGGCAAACTTTGAATCGACGTCTGCAAACTTAAGCAGAGTCAGCGGCGATGCTTCAAAAATGATGAGTCACTTAAGCGATGGCAACAGCGGTGAGAAATTGAAAAATACTATCAACCGCCTGGATGCGATCGTGGCGAAAGTAGACCGCGGCGAAGGCACACTGGGTGCCTTGATCAACGACCCAAGCATTCACAATCAGTTGAAGGCACTTTTGGGCGGCACTCAACGTAAAAATAATGTTAAAAACCTTCTTCGCACATCCATCGAAAAAGAAGATTAA
- a CDS encoding trypsin-like serine protease, which produces MRKFLFLLSFLALAACQDGGFHNNQSVAHPNVKSNVDDTIIGGHEAKSGSEISKLVFSFKSLVEPLESQTGSHKVAVTQCSASALTRRVILTAAHCINGENPSYIEIMQGATATTIPVVKTVIIDDYKTDSFADLALAVLKEELPADTMTVQIPNPNMEIDLKKLDLISAGYGKDTETTGEEVKDGLGVLRVVLLKISGYEFADSKFLVDQSQGKGFCQGDSGGPGMFQVDGKYYVMGVASKTVFPEQQKDSGETPVCSFRGAYVNLVKFKTWIEGTTKELMAEIEAIEAPIASSAPNADQTGIN; this is translated from the coding sequence ATGAGAAAATTTCTTTTCCTTCTAAGTTTTTTGGCACTTGCGGCCTGCCAGGATGGTGGCTTTCACAACAACCAATCCGTGGCCCATCCCAATGTAAAATCCAATGTTGATGACACCATCATCGGAGGCCATGAAGCCAAATCCGGGAGCGAGATTTCTAAGCTTGTTTTTTCTTTTAAATCCTTGGTGGAACCATTAGAGAGCCAAACTGGCAGTCATAAAGTAGCTGTCACACAATGCTCTGCCTCGGCTTTAACCCGTCGGGTGATTCTGACAGCCGCTCACTGTATTAATGGTGAAAACCCAAGCTATATTGAAATCATGCAAGGAGCAACGGCGACTACGATCCCGGTTGTTAAGACTGTTATCATCGATGACTATAAAACAGATTCTTTCGCAGACCTGGCACTGGCCGTATTGAAAGAGGAACTTCCTGCAGACACGATGACGGTACAGATTCCTAATCCCAATATGGAAATCGATTTGAAAAAATTGGATTTGATTTCTGCGGGCTATGGCAAGGATACGGAAACCACGGGCGAAGAAGTTAAAGACGGCTTGGGCGTGTTGCGTGTTGTTTTACTAAAAATCTCTGGTTACGAATTTGCTGACAGTAAATTCCTGGTCGATCAATCCCAGGGCAAAGGTTTTTGCCAAGGCGACTCCGGTGGACCCGGCATGTTTCAAGTTGATGGCAAGTACTACGTCATGGGTGTTGCTTCAAAAACAGTTTTCCCAGAACAACAAAAAGACTCTGGAGAAACTCCCGTCTGCAGTTTCCGGGGTGCTTATGTAAATCTGGTGAAATTTAAAACTTGGATTGAAGGCACAACTAAAGAATTGATGGCTGAAATTGAAGCCATCGAAGCACCAATTGCATCCTCTGCCCCGAATGCTGATCAAACTGGAATCAACTAA
- a CDS encoding DUF721 domain-containing protein translates to MNSNDPSHPKNKKRKLTLGSEVLQSLFENGKSPLSEQFMRWKLWAKWEEVVGPTIAKNAEPVGFQRGVLYVWVRNSSWMQQMIFLKDQIRDTINEKFENNFVRYIKFTLDRREVPQDDQTGIREMIQRLAPDSED, encoded by the coding sequence ATGAATTCAAACGATCCAAGCCACCCTAAAAATAAAAAGCGCAAGCTCACTCTAGGATCCGAAGTCCTACAGAGTCTTTTTGAAAATGGCAAGTCGCCATTGTCAGAACAATTCATGCGCTGGAAATTATGGGCGAAATGGGAAGAGGTCGTGGGTCCTACCATTGCAAAAAATGCAGAGCCGGTGGGATTCCAGAGAGGCGTGTTGTACGTCTGGGTCCGAAATTCCTCATGGATGCAGCAGATGATCTTTTTGAAGGATCAGATCCGCGACACCATAAACGAGAAATTCGAGAATAACTTTGTTCGCTATATCAAGTTCACTCTGGATCGCCGTGAGGTTCCTCAAGACGATCAAACGGGGATTCGAGAGATGATTCAAAGACTCGCACCGGATTCTGAAGATTAG